Part of the Synergistes jonesii genome is shown below.
CGCGTCGGCGCCGAAAGCGGTTATCGAACAGTTGTCGATGCGCGTCCTCCAAAAATAACTGACGCGCGGCAGAGCGAGCAGCCGCGGGAAAAGCGCGCGAAGCATCGCGCCGTGCCCGACGACCACGATGCTCCGCTCCGGTCTCGCAAGCAGAAGCTTCGACAGCTCGCCGCAGCGCTCGTACAGATCGTCCGCTTTTTCTCCGCCGGGCGCGTCGACGTTAAGCTGATTCACCCTCCACGCCTCGAAGATTTCGGCGTAATTCTCCCTTATCTCGGCGACGGTCCGCCCCTCCCACTCTCCGAAATCCACTTCGGTGAGAAGAGAAGTCTTTTCCACCGCGGCTCCTTTATGAAACGAAGCTATCTCCTCCGCAGTTTCGTAGGCGCGCGAAAGCGGGCTTGAAATAACGGCGTCGACTTTCGCAAGCGAAAACCTCAGCGCGGCCCTCCGCGCCTGAAGGCGCCCCTCCGCGTTCAGCGGGATATCCGTCGCTCCCTGATAGCGGAGCTGATTATTCCACTCGGTCTTTCCATGCCTGACAAAAAAAATTTTTTTGCCGCCTATCGGAGCTGAAAGTCCCGGCGCCACATTTCCATCTTCCGCCATATTTACCGGCATAAACGCAGACCTCCTCATCCGAACGCCCAGCGCTTAGACAATTACAAAAGAGGGAGAACGCAGAAGACGCTCCCCCTTCAAAAAATCTCGCGCCTCTCAGCGGCGCGAGGCATATATTGGCAGTCCCTAGGAGATTCGAACTCCTGTTAACGGGCTGAGAACCCGCCGTCCTGGACCCCTAGACGAAGGGACCATTCCACTAAATGGCTGGGGTACAAGGATTTGAACCTCGATTACCTGATCCAGAGTCAGGCGTGCTGCCGTTGCACCATACCCCAACGGAACAGACAACGGTTATTATATAAGATTTTCAAATCTTGTCAACAGCCGGAAAAGCGCCGCCAGAGGGCCGGCTGGGCCGCCTGCGGGACGACGGCAGACAATGGTCGGGATGGTCGGACTTGAACCGACGACCCCCTGCTCCCAAAGCAGGTGCGCTACCAGACTGCGCTACATCCCGAAACAGCGAGATTATATCATGAAACGTATTTTTTAAAAACATCGCCGCAGTCGGCTTCCTCAGCAGCACGGAGGCTGCGATTCGACGCCTGACGGATACGCCTGAAGCGCGGGCCCGCCGGGAATTACTTTATTTTATGAAATGGCGGAGGCGTGTGCGAGTCGAACACACCGAGGAAGTCGTTAACTCCCCCCACCGGATTTGAAGTCCGGGCCCGGCACCGGCCGAAAAGCGCCTCCATCGCCGCGATAAAGTTTATCAAAAAGTCGGCTTTACCGCAATTGTTTTTTGCCGAAGTCCGTCTGGTCCTCTTTCACTCGATTGCGCCGATTATCAGCCTGCGCTTTTCCGCTTTTCCTGAGACGTTCCAGCTGCCTTCGAGACAGCGGAGCGCCTCTTTCAGCTTCTCTTCGTCGTCGTAAAACAGGTCGATGACGCTTTCTCCCGCCGCGACGGCGCTTCCTATTTTTTTGTTGAGGCGGATCGCGGCCGCGCGGTCTATCTCGTCATCGAGCTTAAGCCGGCCTCCGCCGAGCGAGCGCAGCGCTTCGCCGACCGCGAGCGCGTCGAGGCGCGAAATAAACCCGCCCTTCGTCTCTTTCAGCGAATATTTTTTCTGCGCTCTGGACAGTATCTCAAGAGGGCGACGGGCGACCTCCGCGTTTCCGCCCTGCGCTTCCACTATCTGAGCGAATTTCGCGAGCGCCGAGCCGTCCGATAGGGCGCGCTCCGCCTTTTCTTTACCGTCGGCGGGGCTTTCGGCGGCTTCGGCAAGTGCGAGCATGAAGCCGCAGAGCGTGACGCACAGTTCGCGCGTGTCGGATGGACCGCGGCCGCTCAGGACTTCGACCGCTTCGTAGATTTCCGCGGCGTTGCCGACCCATTCGCCGAGAGGCTGCTCCATATCGCTGAGCACGGCCACGGCTTTTTTGCCGAGTTTCTTCGAGACTTTGACGAGGTTGCGCGCAAGCGCTTCGGCGGCTTTAGCATCCTTCATGAAGGCGCCGCTGCCGCATTTTACGTCGAAGACGTAGCCCGCCGCGCCGCCGGCGAGTTTTTTGCTGACGATGCTCGAAGTGATGAGAGGTATCGACGGCACTGTGCCGGTGACGTCGCGGAGTTTGTAAAATTTTCCCTCGGCCGGCGCGAGCTCTTTCGAATGTCCGGAGACCGCGCAGCCTATCCGGCGCGCCTGCGCGATGAATTCATCCGACGCAAGGTGCATTTTCATTCCCGGTATCGATTCGAATTTGTCGACGGTGCCGCCCGTATAGCCGAGCCCCGGGCCTGAGAGTTTGGAGACGACGGCGCCGCAGGCGGCGGCAAGAGGCAGCAGTATCAGCGTGGTCTTGTCGCCTACGCCGCCGGTGCTGTGCTTGTCTACTACGCGCATGTCCTTCGGAAAGGCGTATCTTTCGCCGGAGTCCGCGAGCGCCTCGGTGAAGTGCATCGTCTCGTCGTCGCCGAGCCCGTTGAAGTAGACGGCCATCAACCACGCGGAAAGCTGATAGTCGGGCAGCTCGCCGGAGACGGTTTTCGCGACGAGGGCCTGGAGTTCTTCTTTAGAATGGGCTCCGCCGTCGCGTTTTTTTTCGATGAAGTCGACCATATTGAAGCTCATAGCCGCGCCTCCTCTATAAAGCCTTCCACAAGCCGCGCTACTCCGGCTGCCGCTTTGGCCATCGCTTCCAGGACATCCTTATGTGTCAGCTTCTGCATCGTGATGCCGGCGCCGTAGTTCGCGGCGCAGGATATGCCGAGCACGCGGATGCCCATGTGGTTGGCGACGATGACTTCGGGCACCGTCGACATGCCGACGACGTCTGCGCCGAGCAGCCGCGCCATGCGGATCTCCGAAGGCGTCTCGAAAGAGGGGCCGCTGAAGGCGATGTAAACGCCGCGGCGCAGCGGAATGTTTTCCTTAGCGGCGACGCGCTCGAGTACGGCGATGAATTCGCGGTCGTAAGCGGTCGTCATATCGGGGAAGCGCGTCCCCCATTCGTCATGGTTGACTCCGACGAGGGGGTTCCTGCCCATGAAGTTTATATGATCTTCTATCGCTATGATGGAGCCGGGACGTATATCTGTGTTCACCGCACCGGAAGCGTTGGTGGCAACGAAGGCTTTTATTCCGAGCTGGCCAAGCACGCGCACCGGGAACGTTACTTCTTCCATCGTGTAGCCTTCGTAGAAGTGCACGCGCCCCTGCATAGCCGCCACAGGCGTGCCGCGCAGACAGCCGAGCAGTAGTTTGCCCTCGTGCCCCGGAGCTGTCGAGCGCGGCCAGTAAGGTATGTCCTCGTACGGTATCGTCATTGGGCGCTCAATCTTTTCCGCGCCGTGTCCAAGGCCGGAGCCGAGCATGATCGCGGCTTTAGGGGAAAATCCTCCGCTTATTTTTTCGATGAATTTCTGCGCTTCGTCGACTTTGTCCCAGTAGTACATTTTTATTTCCTCCTCCGCCCGGCTATCCCGCAGCGCTATAATTTTTATCCGCCCCCGCAGCCGCGTCTGTTTTTGGCGACGCGTCAACGAGCGAGAGGGTGGTATTTGTCGTAGCTGTCGCGCAGCTCCGTGTCCATGTGCGTGTATTTTTCGGTCGTCATTATGGAGCTGTGTCCAAGTATCTCCTGCAGCGTCCGCTGGTCCATGCCGTTGCGCAGAAGGTGCGTTGCGAAGGTATGGCGCAGCACGTGCGGATGCAGGCGCTCCCGCGGGATGCCGGCCTCGACTCCGCGCTTGTGCAGTATTACCCAGAGAGTCTCGCGGTACAGCCGCCGGCCGCTGCGGGAGAGGAAGAGCCATTCTTCGCCGCGCTTGTCCAGCTGCGGGCGGTAATCTGAGATGTATTCCTCGATAAGGCGGCGCACCGCGCCGATGTAGGGGATCGTGCGCTCCTTGTCGCCCTTGCCGCGCGCGTAGAGGATCTCGTTTGACGAATCGAGGTCGCGCAGCCTTATATTACAGAGCTCGGAGGCGCGCATCCCGGCGCCGTAGGCCAGCTCTATAAAGGCCCTGTCGCGTTTTCCCAGCGGCGTGCCGTCCTCGCATGCATTCATGATGCGCTGTATCTCCCCCTCCGTCATTATCTGCGGCAGGGTTTTCTCGCGCGAAGGCAGCGGCGCGAGGCGCGGCAAATTGTCCGTGACTCCGTCGTACTGTAAGAAGCGCGCGAAGGAACGAAGCATAGCGCCCATCCGCTGCACGGTGGATTTTTTGCGTTCTTCCGCCAGCTTAGCGCGCAGGAAGCGCGCCACCGCGTCGTCGCGCAGGTCGAGCGGGTCGCGCCGCTCATCGCGGCAGTAGGCCTCCCATATTTTAAGGTCGGAAGCGTAAGCGCGCTGCGTGTTTTCGCTGCATCCGCGCTCGAGGCGCAGGTAGTCTATGAAGCGCCCTATCGTTTTGCCGAGCTCTCCGCCGAACTCCGCCTTCATTTTGGATTTCCCGACTTATACCAGTAATAGGCCATTACCGTTTTGCCGTCCCGTATTTTTCTTTCGGAAATCATTTTTTCGATCTCGGCCGGCGCGAAGCCGAAGGCTTCGATATATTCGTCGTCGTCCTGCGGCAGCGGCGACGGAGCCAGCTCCGCCGCGTAGTAGACGTAAATTTTTTCCGTGCAGAAGCCCGGCGAGCTGTAAATTTCCGCGATCTCTTCGAGCCTGCGCGGCAGAAAGCCTATCTCCTCCCGAAGTTCTCTGGACGCCGCGCCACGTGGCTCTTCGCCGTCCTCGACGATTCCGGCGGGGATCTCAAAAATTTCTTCGTCTACCGCGTGGCGGTACTGCTTCACGAGCAGTATCCTGCCCTTCTCATCCACCGGCAGTATCGCGACGGCCGGCTTGTGTTCGACCACTTCGCGCGGCTTGAGCTCGCCCGAGGGGAATTTCACCATATCGACGCGAAGGTTGCCTATATGTCCCTTATAAACGTATTCGGAGCTGATTATGTTGCGCAGCGGATTTTCGCTCAAAATCCATGCCTCCTATGTGAATTTTTCACCCTTCTCAAGGCGCGCGCCGCGCGCCCAGTCGCCGGCGGGAAGCGTTTTTTTGCCTTCGGGCTGCACCTCAGTCAGCTTAAGGGCGCCGCGGGCGCAGGAGACGACGGGAAAGCCGCCGACGATCTCGCAGCGGCCGGGCTCGCCGCCGGCGCCTTCGGCCACTTCCGAGCCGCGGATGCGCAGCCTTTTGCCGCGCACCGTGCAGAAAACTCCGGGGCTTTCTCCGATTCCGCGTATTTTATCGAATATTTTTTTTGCGCTTTCCTCGCACCAGTTTACCTTTCCCTCGGATTTATCTATTTTCGGGGCGAAGGACGCCCCTTCCCCGCTCTGGGGCGTGAATCTCCATCCGTCGGCGGGCACGTCGCAGATATAGCGAAGCAGCGTCTCGCAGCCGAGTTTCGCGGCCTTTTCGGAAAGCGTGGAGAGCGTGTCCGACGGCGAGATTTCCAGCTCAGGCTGAGCGAGCAGCGGTCCCGTATCCATTCCCGCGTCAAGACGGAAGATAGAGACGGCGGTCGAAGAGAGCCCGTCCATGATCGCGCGCTGCAGCGGCGCAGATCCGCGATACTGCGGCACGCGAGAGGGGTGCACGTTTATGCAGCCGAGGCGCGCCATCGAAAGCACCGGCTCCTTTATCATCTGGCCGAAGTCGATGACGAGGATCGCGTCGGGCGCGTTCGCTTTGAGCCATTCGACGCGTTCGGCGTCCGTCGAAAGCCTCGCCGTCGTATAGAGCGGAAGCCCGAGGCTGCGCGCCGCGTCGAAGACGGGTGTGTTCTGCAGCTTCATGCCGCGCCCCGCTTCGCGCGGGACGTTCGTAAGCACCCACAGCGGGCGCGCCCTTTCCGATATCAATTCGAGGCAGCGGGCTGCGAAGCGCCCCGAGCCCATGAAGCCTACGGAGAGGGGCATTACTCCTCCGCCGCCTTTTTCGACATTTTTTTCTTTAAAAACGCCCGTTTCATCGGCGAAACGCGGTCAATGAGCAGGCGCCCGTTCAGATGGTCGATCTCGTGGTGGAATACGCAGGCCGTGAAGCCTTCGAGGTCGCGTTCGTACTCTTTTCCGTTTTCGTCGAAATATTTCACGGAGATTTTTTCCGGAGAGAGGACTTTTTCGTAAATTCCCGGGAAGCTCAGGCAGCCCTCTTCGCGCGTCACTTCGCCCTCTTCCTTAGTGATCACTGGATTGACGAGCACGTTTTTGTCGCCCTGGTAATCTATAACGACTAATTTTTTCGACACCCCGACCTGCGGTGCAGCGAGGCCGATGCCGTCGCTTGCGTACATGGTCTCGAACATGTCGGCCGCGAGCGCTTGCAAATCCTCGTCAAAATCTTTTACTTCTTCCGTTTCTCTGCGGAGCGCCGCGTCCGGGTAAATGTATATTTTTCTGACGGCCACTTGCTATGACCTCCCGTTATTATTTCGTCTTCCCATATTTTAACGTAAAAAGAGGCCCCGCTCAATAAGCGGGGCCTCGCTTGTTTCTCTGCCGCTCTTAAAAATTTATTCGGATTCTTTCTGCTTGAGCAGGTCGCCGATCGAGAAGTTCATTTCCTCCTGCGGAAGCGCGCTGTTATGGTTCTCCTGGCGTCTGCGCTCTCCGCCTTCGCGGCGCGGACGGCGCGGACGGTCGTCGTGCTGCCGACGCCCTTCGCCTACGTCGGCCGGCCTCTCTCCGCGGCGCTCGTCGCGCAGCGGGCGCTCGCGCCTCACGGGCTCTTCGTTAGCGGGGCGGAGGCTCATGCGGATTCTGCGCTCGCTCGGGTTGACTTCGAGCACGCGGGCTGTGATCTCCTGTCCCTCCGAGAGGACATCTTTCGGGTTCTCGACCCTCTGAGTGGAAAGCTGCGATATGTGGATGAGTCCCTCTACACCTTCCTCGAGTTCGACGAACGCGCCAAAGTCCGCGAGGCGGACGACCTTAACGGGAATCTCCGCGTCTTTCGGGTACTTCTCAACCGCGTTTTTCCAAGGATCGTGGAGCTGCTTGTAGCCCAAGCTGATGCGCTTGCGCTCTTTGTCCGTTTCT
Proteins encoded:
- a CDS encoding histidine phosphatase family protein, with protein sequence MPVNMAEDGNVAPGLSAPIGGKKIFFVRHGKTEWNNQLRYQGATDIPLNAEGRLQARRAALRFSLAKVDAVISSPLSRAYETAEEIASFHKGAAVEKTSLLTEVDFGEWEGRTVAEIRENYAEIFEAWRVNQLNVDAPGGEKADDLYERCGELSKLLLARPERSIVVVGHGAMLRALFPRLLALPRVSYFWRTRIDNCSITAFGADAGRFVLLFQNDTTHLKVAEGRIASLPLL
- a CDS encoding thymidine phosphorylase, which gives rise to MSFNMVDFIEKKRDGGAHSKEELQALVAKTVSGELPDYQLSAWLMAVYFNGLGDDETMHFTEALADSGERYAFPKDMRVVDKHSTGGVGDKTTLILLPLAAACGAVVSKLSGPGLGYTGGTVDKFESIPGMKMHLASDEFIAQARRIGCAVSGHSKELAPAEGKFYKLRDVTGTVPSIPLITSSIVSKKLAGGAAGYVFDVKCGSGAFMKDAKAAEALARNLVKVSKKLGKKAVAVLSDMEQPLGEWVGNAAEIYEAVEVLSGRGPSDTRELCVTLCGFMLALAEAAESPADGKEKAERALSDGSALAKFAQIVEAQGGNAEVARRPLEILSRAQKKYSLKETKGGFISRLDALAVGEALRSLGGGRLKLDDEIDRAAAIRLNKKIGSAVAAGESVIDLFYDDEEKLKEALRCLEGSWNVSGKAEKRRLIIGAIE
- a CDS encoding purine-nucleoside phosphorylase, translating into MYYWDKVDEAQKFIEKISGGFSPKAAIMLGSGLGHGAEKIERPMTIPYEDIPYWPRSTAPGHEGKLLLGCLRGTPVAAMQGRVHFYEGYTMEEVTFPVRVLGQLGIKAFVATNASGAVNTDIRPGSIIAIEDHINFMGRNPLVGVNHDEWGTRFPDMTTAYDREFIAVLERVAAKENIPLRRGVYIAFSGPSFETPSEIRMARLLGADVVGMSTVPEVIVANHMGIRVLGISCAANYGAGITMQKLTHKDVLEAMAKAAAGVARLVEGFIEEARL
- a CDS encoding tyrosine-type recombinase/integrase, encoding MKAEFGGELGKTIGRFIDYLRLERGCSENTQRAYASDLKIWEAYCRDERRDPLDLRDDAVARFLRAKLAEERKKSTVQRMGAMLRSFARFLQYDGVTDNLPRLAPLPSREKTLPQIMTEGEIQRIMNACEDGTPLGKRDRAFIELAYGAGMRASELCNIRLRDLDSSNEILYARGKGDKERTIPYIGAVRRLIEEYISDYRPQLDKRGEEWLFLSRSGRRLYRETLWVILHKRGVEAGIPRERLHPHVLRHTFATHLLRNGMDQRTLQEILGHSSIMTTEKYTHMDTELRDSYDKYHPLAR
- a CDS encoding NUDIX hydrolase, with the translated sequence MSENPLRNIISSEYVYKGHIGNLRVDMVKFPSGELKPREVVEHKPAVAILPVDEKGRILLVKQYRHAVDEEIFEIPAGIVEDGEEPRGAASRELREEIGFLPRRLEEIAEIYSSPGFCTEKIYVYYAAELAPSPLPQDDDEYIEAFGFAPAEIEKMISERKIRDGKTVMAYYWYKSGNPK
- the fmt gene encoding methionyl-tRNA formyltransferase, translating into MPLSVGFMGSGRFAARCLELISERARPLWVLTNVPREAGRGMKLQNTPVFDAARSLGLPLYTTARLSTDAERVEWLKANAPDAILVIDFGQMIKEPVLSMARLGCINVHPSRVPQYRGSAPLQRAIMDGLSSTAVSIFRLDAGMDTGPLLAQPELEISPSDTLSTLSEKAAKLGCETLLRYICDVPADGWRFTPQSGEGASFAPKIDKSEGKVNWCEESAKKIFDKIRGIGESPGVFCTVRGKRLRIRGSEVAEGAGGEPGRCEIVGGFPVVSCARGALKLTEVQPEGKKTLPAGDWARGARLEKGEKFT
- the def gene encoding peptide deformylase; amino-acid sequence: MAVRKIYIYPDAALRRETEEVKDFDEDLQALAADMFETMYASDGIGLAAPQVGVSKKLVVIDYQGDKNVLVNPVITKEEGEVTREEGCLSFPGIYEKVLSPEKISVKYFDENGKEYERDLEGFTACVFHHEIDHLNGRLLIDRVSPMKRAFLKKKMSKKAAEE